In Leopardus geoffroyi isolate Oge1 chromosome D1, O.geoffroyi_Oge1_pat1.0, whole genome shotgun sequence, a single window of DNA contains:
- the MYRF gene encoding myelin regulatory factor isoform X9, protein MEVVDETEALQRFFEGHDINGALEPSNIDTSILEEYISKEDASDLCFPDISAPASAASYPHGQPAIPGSSGGHHLSPSGGGPSPGRHGPLPAPSYSAPLNCNNNNAMGTAPKPFLGGSGPPIKAEPKAPYAPGTLPDSPPDSGSEAYSPQQVNDPHLLRTITPESLCHVGVPSRLEHPPPPPAHLPGPPPPPPPPPHYPVLQRDLYMKAEPPMPPYAAMGQGLVPTDLHHTQQSQMLHQLLNQHGAELPTHPSKKRKHSESPPNTLNAQMLNGMIKQEPGTTTTLPPHPARAPSPPWPPQGPLSPGPGSLPLSIARVQTPPWHPPGAPSPGLLQDNDSLSGSYLDPNYQSIKWQPHQQNKWATLYDANYKELPMLTYRVDADKGFNFSVGDDAFVCQKKNHFQVTVYIGMLGEPKYVKTPEGLKPLDCFYLKLHGVKLEALNQSINIEQSQSDRSKRPFNPVTVNLPPEQVTKVTVGRLHFSETTANNMRKKGKPNPDQRYFMLVVALQAHAQNQNYTLAAQISERIIVRASNPGQFESDSDVLWQRAQVPDTVFHHGRVGINTDRPDEALVVHGNVKVMGSLMHPSDLRAKEHVQEVDTTEQLKRISRMRLVHYRYKPEFAATAGIEATAPETGVIAQEVKEILPEAVKDTGDVVFANGKTIENFLVVNKERIFMENVGAVKELCKLTDNLETRIDELERWSHKLAKLRRLDSLKSTGSSGAFSHAGSQFSRAGSVPHKKRPPKVASKSSSVVPDQACISQRFLQGTIIALVVVMAFSVVSMSTLYVLSLRSEEDLVETDGSSQSFGTTQLRQSPVTTGLPGTRPSLLLVTTGLSSSAPGPVIPTLDLCSSRPCPVICCSSSTPSPTPAPSLGSSFNPGRGLSPSPSPSTNRSGPGQMALLPVTNIRAKSWGLSANGIGHSKHPKSSEPLASPEVPFPGGQGKAKNSPSLGLHGRARRGLPQPGLSPARPTRAQGQPDPVPSLTSIQVLENSMPITSQYCAPEDACRPGNFTYHIPVSSGTPLHLSLTLQMNSSSPVSVVLCSLMSKEQPCEERDFPQSLHTFQDTQGTSHQWPVTILSFREFTYHFRVALLGQANCSVEAPVLPATDYYFHFYRLCD, encoded by the exons gccaCGACATCAATGGTGCCCTGGAGCCCTCCAACATCGACACCAGCATCCTGGAGGAGTACATCAGCAAGGAGGATGCCTCTGACCT CTGCTTCCCTGACATCTCTGCTCCAGCCAGTGCCGCCTCCTACCCCCACGGGCAGCCGGCCATCCCGGGCTCCAGCGGGGGCCACCACCTGAGCCCCTCTGGGGGCGGACCCTCCCCGGGGCGccacggccccctccccgccccgagCTACAGCGCCCCGCTCAACTGCAACAACAACAATGCCATGGGCACTGCTCCCAAGCCCTTTCTGGGGGGCTCTGGGCCCCCCATCAAGGCAGAGCCCAAGGCTCCCTATGCCCCAGG CACACTGCCGGACTCTCCCCCAGACTCGGGCTCCGAGGCCTACTCCCCCCAGCAGGTGAATG ACCCCCATCTCCTGCGCACCATTACCCCCGAGTCCCTGTGCCACGTAGGAGTGCCCTCCCGCCTGGAGcacccacctccacctccagcccACCTACCAGGCCCTCCgccgcccccgccacccccgcctCACTACCCTGTCCTGCAGCGGGACCTGTACATGAAGGCCGAGCCCCCGATGCCCCCCTACGCTGCCATGGGGCAGGGGCTGGTGCCCACGGATCTCCACCACACACAACAGTCCCAGATGCTACACCAGCTGCTGAATCAGCACGGAGCTGA gctccccacacaCCCCTCCAAGAAGAGGAAGCACTCCGAATCACCTCCCAACACCCTTAATGCCCAGATGCTGAATGGAATGATCAAACAGGAGCCGGGGACCACGACGACCCTGCCCCCGCACCCAGCTcgagccccttccccaccctggccTCCCCAGGGCCCACTCTCCCCCGGCCCCGGCTCCTTGCCCCTCAGCATCGCCCGGGTCCAGACGCCACCTTGGCACCCACCGGGCGCACCCTCACCAG GTCTCCTGCAGGACAATGATAGCCTTAGTGGCTCCTACCTGGATCCCAACTACCAATCCATCAAGTGGCAACCGCATCAGCAGAACAAGTGGGCAACGCTGTACGACGCAAACTACAAGGAGCT gcCCATGCTCACCTACCGCGTGGACGCTGACAAGGGCTTCAACTTTTCGGTGGGCGACGACGCCTTCGTGTGCCAGAAGAAGAACCACTTTCAGGTGACGGTATACATCGGCATGCTGGGGGAGCCCAAGTACGTCAAGACGCCCGAAGGCCTCAAGCCCCTCGACTGCTTCTATCTGAAACTGCACGGAGTGAAG CTGGAGGCCCTGAACCAGTCCATCAACATTGAGCAGTCACAGTCCGACCGAAGCAAGCGGCCCTTTAACCCTGTCAC GGTCAATCTGCCTCCTGAGCAGGTCACGAAGGTGACCGTGGGGCGCTTGCACTTCAGCGAGACCACCGCCAACAACATGCGCAAGAAGGGCAAACCTAACCCAGACCAGAG GTACTTCATGCTGGTGGTGGCGCTCCAGGCCCATGCACAGAACCAGAACTACACGCTGGCTGCCCAGATCTCAGAGCGCATCATCGTGAGG GCCTCCAACCCAGGCCAGTTTGAGAGTGACAGCGACGTGCTGTGGCAGCGGGCGCAGGTGCCCGACACTGTCTTCCACCATGGCCGCGTGGGCATCAACACGGACCGACCCGACGAGGCGTTGGTCGTGCACGGCAATGTCAAGGTCATGGGCTCGCTCATGCACCCCTCCGACCTGCGGGCCAAGGAGCACGtgcaggag GTGGACACCACGGAGCAGCTGAAGAGGATCTCACGCATGCGGCTGGTGCACTACAGATACAAGCCTGAGTTTGCAGCCACCGCAGGCATCGAGGCCACGGCACCAGAGACGG gTGTCATCGCCCAGGAGGTGAAGGAGATCCTGCCTGAGGCCGTGAAGGACACTGGAGACGTGGTCTTTGCCAATGGGAAAACCATAGAGAACTTCTTGGTGGTGAACAAG GAGCGCATCTTCATGGAGAACGTGGGTGCCGTGAAGGAGCTGTGCAAGCTGACGGACAACCTGGAGACGCGCATTGACGAGCTGGAGCGCTGGAGCCACAAGCTGGCCAAACTGCGGCGGCTGGACAGCCTCAAGTCCACTGGCAGCTCGGGTGCCttcag CCATGCAGGGAGCCAGTTCAGCCGGGCGGGCAGCGTCCCCCACAAGAAGAGGCCCCCCAAGGTGGCCAGCAAG TCGTCATCTGTGGTCCCAGACCAGGCCTGCATCAGCCAGCGCTTCCTGCAGGGAACCATCATTGCCCTGGTGGTGGTCATGGCCTTCAG CGTGGTGTCCATGTCTACACTGTATGTGCTGAGCCTGCGCTCCGAGGAGGACCTGGTGGAAACCGATGG GTCCAGCCAGAGCTTTGGGACCACTCAGCTCCGACAGTCCCCTGTGACCACCGGGCTGCCAGGCACACGGCCCTCTTTGCTGCTGG TTACCACCGGCCTGAGCAGCTCAGCCCCAGGTCCTGTCATCCCCACTTTGGACCTGTGCTCCAGCCGCCCTTGTCCAGTCATCTGctgttcctcctccacccccagccctacCCCTGCCCCTAGTCTTGGCTCCAGCTTTAACCCTGGCCGTGGCCTcagccccagtcccagccccTCCACCAATCGCTCAG GCCCCGGCCAGATGGCCCTCCTACCAGTCACCAACATCAGAGCCAAGTCCTGGGGCCTGTCGGCCAATGGTATCGGCCACTCCAAGCATCCAAAGAGCTCAGAGCCTCTGGCCAGCCCTGAAGTCCCCttccctggagggcagggcaaAGCCAAGAACAGCCCCAGCCTTGGTCTCCACGGCCGGGCCCGCAGAGGGCTTCCCCAGCCCGGCCTGAGCCCTGCTCGGCCCACTCGGGCCCAGGGCCAGCCAG ACCCAGTGCCCTCCCTGACCTCCATCCAGGTGCTGGAGAACTCAATGCCCATCACTTCCCAGTACTGCGCTCCAGAGGATGCCTGCAG GCCTGGAAACTTCACCTACCACATCCCTGTCAGCAGCGGCACCCCGCTGCACCTCAGCCTGACTCTGCAGATGAA CTCTTCGTCTCCCGTGTCTGTGGTGCTGTGCAGCCTGATGTCAAAGGAGCAGCCGTGTGAGGAGAGGGACTTTCCACAGAGCCTGCACACCTTCCAGGACACCCAG ggCACGTCCCACCAGTGGCCAGTGACCATCCTGTCTTTCCGAGAATTCACCTACCACTTCCGGGTGGCACTGCTG ggtCAGGCCAACTGCAGCGTGGAGGCCCCGGTCCTGCCGGCCACAGACTACTATTTCCACTTCTACCGCCTGTGTGACTGA
- the MYRF gene encoding myelin regulatory factor isoform X3, protein MHWVPAGNSVALAGHDINGALEPSNIDTSILEEYISKEDASDLCFPDISAPASAASYPHGQPAIPGSSGGHHLSPSGGGPSPGRHGPLPAPSYSAPLNCNNNNAMGTAPKPFLGGSGPPIKAEPKAPYAPGTLPDSPPDSGSEAYSPQQVNDPHLLRTITPESLCHVGVPSRLEHPPPPPAHLPGPPPPPPPPPHYPVLQRDLYMKAEPPMPPYAAMGQGLVPTDLHHTQQSQMLHQLLNQHGAELPTHPSKKRKHSESPPNTLNAQMLNGMIKQEPGTTTTLPPHPARAPSPPWPPQGPLSPGPGSLPLSIARVQTPPWHPPGAPSPGLLQDNDSLSGSYLDPNYQSIKWQPHQQNKWATLYDANYKELPMLTYRVDADKGFNFSVGDDAFVCQKKNHFQVTVYIGMLGEPKYVKTPEGLKPLDCFYLKLHGVKLEALNQSINIEQSQSDRSKRPFNPVTVNLPPEQVTKVTVGRLHFSETTANNMRKKGKPNPDQRYFMLVVALQAHAQNQNYTLAAQISERIIVRASNPGQFESDSDVLWQRAQVPDTVFHHGRVGINTDRPDEALVVHGNVKVMGSLMHPSDLRAKEHVQEVDTTEQLKRISRMRLVHYRYKPEFAATAGIEATAPETGVIAQEVKEILPEAVKDTGDVVFANGKTIENFLVVNKERIFMENVGAVKELCKLTDNLETRIDELERWSHKLAKLRRLDSLKSTGSSGAFSHAGSQFSRAGSVPHKKRPPKVASKSSSVVPDQACISQRFLQGTIIALVVVMAFSVVSMSTLYVLSLRSEEDLVETDGSFAVSTSCLLALLRPQHPGGSEARCPCRSSQSFGTTQLRQSPVTTGLPGTRPSLLLVTTGLSSSAPGPVIPTLDLCSSRPCPVICCSSSTPSPTPAPSLGSSFNPGRGLSPSPSPSTNRSGPGQMALLPVTNIRAKSWGLSANGIGHSKHPKSSEPLASPEVPFPGGQGKAKNSPSLGLHGRARRGLPQPGLSPARPTRAQGQPASLLADPVPSLTSIQVLENSMPITSQYCAPEDACRPGNFTYHIPVSSGTPLHLSLTLQMNSSSPVSVVLCSLMSKEQPCEERDFPQSLHTFQDTQGTSHQWPVTILSFREFTYHFRVALLGQANCSVEAPVLPATDYYFHFYRLCD, encoded by the exons gccaCGACATCAATGGTGCCCTGGAGCCCTCCAACATCGACACCAGCATCCTGGAGGAGTACATCAGCAAGGAGGATGCCTCTGACCT CTGCTTCCCTGACATCTCTGCTCCAGCCAGTGCCGCCTCCTACCCCCACGGGCAGCCGGCCATCCCGGGCTCCAGCGGGGGCCACCACCTGAGCCCCTCTGGGGGCGGACCCTCCCCGGGGCGccacggccccctccccgccccgagCTACAGCGCCCCGCTCAACTGCAACAACAACAATGCCATGGGCACTGCTCCCAAGCCCTTTCTGGGGGGCTCTGGGCCCCCCATCAAGGCAGAGCCCAAGGCTCCCTATGCCCCAGG CACACTGCCGGACTCTCCCCCAGACTCGGGCTCCGAGGCCTACTCCCCCCAGCAGGTGAATG ACCCCCATCTCCTGCGCACCATTACCCCCGAGTCCCTGTGCCACGTAGGAGTGCCCTCCCGCCTGGAGcacccacctccacctccagcccACCTACCAGGCCCTCCgccgcccccgccacccccgcctCACTACCCTGTCCTGCAGCGGGACCTGTACATGAAGGCCGAGCCCCCGATGCCCCCCTACGCTGCCATGGGGCAGGGGCTGGTGCCCACGGATCTCCACCACACACAACAGTCCCAGATGCTACACCAGCTGCTGAATCAGCACGGAGCTGA gctccccacacaCCCCTCCAAGAAGAGGAAGCACTCCGAATCACCTCCCAACACCCTTAATGCCCAGATGCTGAATGGAATGATCAAACAGGAGCCGGGGACCACGACGACCCTGCCCCCGCACCCAGCTcgagccccttccccaccctggccTCCCCAGGGCCCACTCTCCCCCGGCCCCGGCTCCTTGCCCCTCAGCATCGCCCGGGTCCAGACGCCACCTTGGCACCCACCGGGCGCACCCTCACCAG GTCTCCTGCAGGACAATGATAGCCTTAGTGGCTCCTACCTGGATCCCAACTACCAATCCATCAAGTGGCAACCGCATCAGCAGAACAAGTGGGCAACGCTGTACGACGCAAACTACAAGGAGCT gcCCATGCTCACCTACCGCGTGGACGCTGACAAGGGCTTCAACTTTTCGGTGGGCGACGACGCCTTCGTGTGCCAGAAGAAGAACCACTTTCAGGTGACGGTATACATCGGCATGCTGGGGGAGCCCAAGTACGTCAAGACGCCCGAAGGCCTCAAGCCCCTCGACTGCTTCTATCTGAAACTGCACGGAGTGAAG CTGGAGGCCCTGAACCAGTCCATCAACATTGAGCAGTCACAGTCCGACCGAAGCAAGCGGCCCTTTAACCCTGTCAC GGTCAATCTGCCTCCTGAGCAGGTCACGAAGGTGACCGTGGGGCGCTTGCACTTCAGCGAGACCACCGCCAACAACATGCGCAAGAAGGGCAAACCTAACCCAGACCAGAG GTACTTCATGCTGGTGGTGGCGCTCCAGGCCCATGCACAGAACCAGAACTACACGCTGGCTGCCCAGATCTCAGAGCGCATCATCGTGAGG GCCTCCAACCCAGGCCAGTTTGAGAGTGACAGCGACGTGCTGTGGCAGCGGGCGCAGGTGCCCGACACTGTCTTCCACCATGGCCGCGTGGGCATCAACACGGACCGACCCGACGAGGCGTTGGTCGTGCACGGCAATGTCAAGGTCATGGGCTCGCTCATGCACCCCTCCGACCTGCGGGCCAAGGAGCACGtgcaggag GTGGACACCACGGAGCAGCTGAAGAGGATCTCACGCATGCGGCTGGTGCACTACAGATACAAGCCTGAGTTTGCAGCCACCGCAGGCATCGAGGCCACGGCACCAGAGACGG gTGTCATCGCCCAGGAGGTGAAGGAGATCCTGCCTGAGGCCGTGAAGGACACTGGAGACGTGGTCTTTGCCAATGGGAAAACCATAGAGAACTTCTTGGTGGTGAACAAG GAGCGCATCTTCATGGAGAACGTGGGTGCCGTGAAGGAGCTGTGCAAGCTGACGGACAACCTGGAGACGCGCATTGACGAGCTGGAGCGCTGGAGCCACAAGCTGGCCAAACTGCGGCGGCTGGACAGCCTCAAGTCCACTGGCAGCTCGGGTGCCttcag CCATGCAGGGAGCCAGTTCAGCCGGGCGGGCAGCGTCCCCCACAAGAAGAGGCCCCCCAAGGTGGCCAGCAAG TCGTCATCTGTGGTCCCAGACCAGGCCTGCATCAGCCAGCGCTTCCTGCAGGGAACCATCATTGCCCTGGTGGTGGTCATGGCCTTCAG CGTGGTGTCCATGTCTACACTGTATGTGCTGAGCCTGCGCTCCGAGGAGGACCTGGTGGAAACCGATGG CTCTTTTGCTGTGTCCACTTCCTGTCTTCTGGCCCTGCTCCGGCCCCAGCACCCTGGGGGGAGTGAGGCCAGGTGCCCATG cagGTCCAGCCAGAGCTTTGGGACCACTCAGCTCCGACAGTCCCCTGTGACCACCGGGCTGCCAGGCACACGGCCCTCTTTGCTGCTGG TTACCACCGGCCTGAGCAGCTCAGCCCCAGGTCCTGTCATCCCCACTTTGGACCTGTGCTCCAGCCGCCCTTGTCCAGTCATCTGctgttcctcctccacccccagccctacCCCTGCCCCTAGTCTTGGCTCCAGCTTTAACCCTGGCCGTGGCCTcagccccagtcccagccccTCCACCAATCGCTCAG GCCCCGGCCAGATGGCCCTCCTACCAGTCACCAACATCAGAGCCAAGTCCTGGGGCCTGTCGGCCAATGGTATCGGCCACTCCAAGCATCCAAAGAGCTCAGAGCCTCTGGCCAGCCCTGAAGTCCCCttccctggagggcagggcaaAGCCAAGAACAGCCCCAGCCTTGGTCTCCACGGCCGGGCCCGCAGAGGGCTTCCCCAGCCCGGCCTGAGCCCTGCTCGGCCCACTCGGGCCCAGGGCCAGCCAG CCTCTCTCCTTGCAGACCCAGTGCCCTCCCTGACCTCCATCCAGGTGCTGGAGAACTCAATGCCCATCACTTCCCAGTACTGCGCTCCAGAGGATGCCTGCAG GCCTGGAAACTTCACCTACCACATCCCTGTCAGCAGCGGCACCCCGCTGCACCTCAGCCTGACTCTGCAGATGAA CTCTTCGTCTCCCGTGTCTGTGGTGCTGTGCAGCCTGATGTCAAAGGAGCAGCCGTGTGAGGAGAGGGACTTTCCACAGAGCCTGCACACCTTCCAGGACACCCAG ggCACGTCCCACCAGTGGCCAGTGACCATCCTGTCTTTCCGAGAATTCACCTACCACTTCCGGGTGGCACTGCTG ggtCAGGCCAACTGCAGCGTGGAGGCCCCGGTCCTGCCGGCCACAGACTACTATTTCCACTTCTACCGCCTGTGTGACTGA
- the MYRF gene encoding myelin regulatory factor isoform X2: MEVVDETEALQRFFEGHDINGALEPSNIDTSILEEYISKEDASDLCFPDISAPASAASYPHGQPAIPGSSGGHHLSPSGGGPSPGRHGPLPAPSYSAPLNCNNNNAMGTAPKPFLGGSGPPIKAEPKAPYAPGTLPDSPPDSGSEAYSPQQVNDPHLLRTITPESLCHVGVPSRLEHPPPPPAHLPGPPPPPPPPPHYPVLQRDLYMKAEPPMPPYAAMGQGLVPTDLHHTQQSQMLHQLLNQHGAELPTHPSKKRKHSESPPNTLNAQMLNGMIKQEPGTTTTLPPHPARAPSPPWPPQGPLSPGPGSLPLSIARVQTPPWHPPGAPSPGLLQDNDSLSGSYLDPNYQSIKWQPHQQNKWATLYDANYKELPMLTYRVDADKGFNFSVGDDAFVCQKKNHFQVTVYIGMLGEPKYVKTPEGLKPLDCFYLKLHGVKLEALNQSINIEQSQSDRSKRPFNPVTVNLPPEQVTKVTVGRLHFSETTANNMRKKGKPNPDQRYFMLVVALQAHAQNQNYTLAAQISERIIVRASNPGQFESDSDVLWQRAQVPDTVFHHGRVGINTDRPDEALVVHGNVKVMGSLMHPSDLRAKEHVQEVDTTEQLKRISRMRLVHYRYKPEFAATAGIEATAPETGVIAQEVKEILPEAVKDTGDVVFANGKTIENFLVVNKERIFMENVGAVKELCKLTDNLETRIDELERWSHKLAKLRRLDSLKSTGSSGAFSHAGSQFSRAGSVPHKKRPPKVASKSSSVVPDQACISQRFLQGTIIALVVVMAFSVVSMSTLYVLSLRSEEDLVETDGSFAVSTSCLLALLRPQHPGGSEARCPWSSQSFGTTQLRQSPVTTGLPGTRPSLLLVTTGLSSSAPGPVIPTLDLCSSRPCPVICCSSSTPSPTPAPSLGSSFNPGRGLSPSPSPSTNRSGPGQMALLPVTNIRAKSWGLSANGIGHSKHPKSSEPLASPEVPFPGGQGKAKNSPSLGLHGRARRGLPQPGLSPARPTRAQGQPASLLADPVPSLTSIQVLENSMPITSQYCAPEDACRPGNFTYHIPVSSGTPLHLSLTLQMNSSSPVSVVLCSLMSKEQPCEERDFPQSLHTFQDTQGTSHQWPVTILSFREFTYHFRVALLGQANCSVEAPVLPATDYYFHFYRLCD; this comes from the exons gccaCGACATCAATGGTGCCCTGGAGCCCTCCAACATCGACACCAGCATCCTGGAGGAGTACATCAGCAAGGAGGATGCCTCTGACCT CTGCTTCCCTGACATCTCTGCTCCAGCCAGTGCCGCCTCCTACCCCCACGGGCAGCCGGCCATCCCGGGCTCCAGCGGGGGCCACCACCTGAGCCCCTCTGGGGGCGGACCCTCCCCGGGGCGccacggccccctccccgccccgagCTACAGCGCCCCGCTCAACTGCAACAACAACAATGCCATGGGCACTGCTCCCAAGCCCTTTCTGGGGGGCTCTGGGCCCCCCATCAAGGCAGAGCCCAAGGCTCCCTATGCCCCAGG CACACTGCCGGACTCTCCCCCAGACTCGGGCTCCGAGGCCTACTCCCCCCAGCAGGTGAATG ACCCCCATCTCCTGCGCACCATTACCCCCGAGTCCCTGTGCCACGTAGGAGTGCCCTCCCGCCTGGAGcacccacctccacctccagcccACCTACCAGGCCCTCCgccgcccccgccacccccgcctCACTACCCTGTCCTGCAGCGGGACCTGTACATGAAGGCCGAGCCCCCGATGCCCCCCTACGCTGCCATGGGGCAGGGGCTGGTGCCCACGGATCTCCACCACACACAACAGTCCCAGATGCTACACCAGCTGCTGAATCAGCACGGAGCTGA gctccccacacaCCCCTCCAAGAAGAGGAAGCACTCCGAATCACCTCCCAACACCCTTAATGCCCAGATGCTGAATGGAATGATCAAACAGGAGCCGGGGACCACGACGACCCTGCCCCCGCACCCAGCTcgagccccttccccaccctggccTCCCCAGGGCCCACTCTCCCCCGGCCCCGGCTCCTTGCCCCTCAGCATCGCCCGGGTCCAGACGCCACCTTGGCACCCACCGGGCGCACCCTCACCAG GTCTCCTGCAGGACAATGATAGCCTTAGTGGCTCCTACCTGGATCCCAACTACCAATCCATCAAGTGGCAACCGCATCAGCAGAACAAGTGGGCAACGCTGTACGACGCAAACTACAAGGAGCT gcCCATGCTCACCTACCGCGTGGACGCTGACAAGGGCTTCAACTTTTCGGTGGGCGACGACGCCTTCGTGTGCCAGAAGAAGAACCACTTTCAGGTGACGGTATACATCGGCATGCTGGGGGAGCCCAAGTACGTCAAGACGCCCGAAGGCCTCAAGCCCCTCGACTGCTTCTATCTGAAACTGCACGGAGTGAAG CTGGAGGCCCTGAACCAGTCCATCAACATTGAGCAGTCACAGTCCGACCGAAGCAAGCGGCCCTTTAACCCTGTCAC GGTCAATCTGCCTCCTGAGCAGGTCACGAAGGTGACCGTGGGGCGCTTGCACTTCAGCGAGACCACCGCCAACAACATGCGCAAGAAGGGCAAACCTAACCCAGACCAGAG GTACTTCATGCTGGTGGTGGCGCTCCAGGCCCATGCACAGAACCAGAACTACACGCTGGCTGCCCAGATCTCAGAGCGCATCATCGTGAGG GCCTCCAACCCAGGCCAGTTTGAGAGTGACAGCGACGTGCTGTGGCAGCGGGCGCAGGTGCCCGACACTGTCTTCCACCATGGCCGCGTGGGCATCAACACGGACCGACCCGACGAGGCGTTGGTCGTGCACGGCAATGTCAAGGTCATGGGCTCGCTCATGCACCCCTCCGACCTGCGGGCCAAGGAGCACGtgcaggag GTGGACACCACGGAGCAGCTGAAGAGGATCTCACGCATGCGGCTGGTGCACTACAGATACAAGCCTGAGTTTGCAGCCACCGCAGGCATCGAGGCCACGGCACCAGAGACGG gTGTCATCGCCCAGGAGGTGAAGGAGATCCTGCCTGAGGCCGTGAAGGACACTGGAGACGTGGTCTTTGCCAATGGGAAAACCATAGAGAACTTCTTGGTGGTGAACAAG GAGCGCATCTTCATGGAGAACGTGGGTGCCGTGAAGGAGCTGTGCAAGCTGACGGACAACCTGGAGACGCGCATTGACGAGCTGGAGCGCTGGAGCCACAAGCTGGCCAAACTGCGGCGGCTGGACAGCCTCAAGTCCACTGGCAGCTCGGGTGCCttcag CCATGCAGGGAGCCAGTTCAGCCGGGCGGGCAGCGTCCCCCACAAGAAGAGGCCCCCCAAGGTGGCCAGCAAG TCGTCATCTGTGGTCCCAGACCAGGCCTGCATCAGCCAGCGCTTCCTGCAGGGAACCATCATTGCCCTGGTGGTGGTCATGGCCTTCAG CGTGGTGTCCATGTCTACACTGTATGTGCTGAGCCTGCGCTCCGAGGAGGACCTGGTGGAAACCGATGG CTCTTTTGCTGTGTCCACTTCCTGTCTTCTGGCCCTGCTCCGGCCCCAGCACCCTGGGGGGAGTGAGGCCAGGTGCCCATG GTCCAGCCAGAGCTTTGGGACCACTCAGCTCCGACAGTCCCCTGTGACCACCGGGCTGCCAGGCACACGGCCCTCTTTGCTGCTGG TTACCACCGGCCTGAGCAGCTCAGCCCCAGGTCCTGTCATCCCCACTTTGGACCTGTGCTCCAGCCGCCCTTGTCCAGTCATCTGctgttcctcctccacccccagccctacCCCTGCCCCTAGTCTTGGCTCCAGCTTTAACCCTGGCCGTGGCCTcagccccagtcccagccccTCCACCAATCGCTCAG GCCCCGGCCAGATGGCCCTCCTACCAGTCACCAACATCAGAGCCAAGTCCTGGGGCCTGTCGGCCAATGGTATCGGCCACTCCAAGCATCCAAAGAGCTCAGAGCCTCTGGCCAGCCCTGAAGTCCCCttccctggagggcagggcaaAGCCAAGAACAGCCCCAGCCTTGGTCTCCACGGCCGGGCCCGCAGAGGGCTTCCCCAGCCCGGCCTGAGCCCTGCTCGGCCCACTCGGGCCCAGGGCCAGCCAG CCTCTCTCCTTGCAGACCCAGTGCCCTCCCTGACCTCCATCCAGGTGCTGGAGAACTCAATGCCCATCACTTCCCAGTACTGCGCTCCAGAGGATGCCTGCAG GCCTGGAAACTTCACCTACCACATCCCTGTCAGCAGCGGCACCCCGCTGCACCTCAGCCTGACTCTGCAGATGAA CTCTTCGTCTCCCGTGTCTGTGGTGCTGTGCAGCCTGATGTCAAAGGAGCAGCCGTGTGAGGAGAGGGACTTTCCACAGAGCCTGCACACCTTCCAGGACACCCAG ggCACGTCCCACCAGTGGCCAGTGACCATCCTGTCTTTCCGAGAATTCACCTACCACTTCCGGGTGGCACTGCTG ggtCAGGCCAACTGCAGCGTGGAGGCCCCGGTCCTGCCGGCCACAGACTACTATTTCCACTTCTACCGCCTGTGTGACTGA